A window of Etheostoma spectabile isolate EspeVRDwgs_2016 chromosome 18, UIUC_Espe_1.0, whole genome shotgun sequence contains these coding sequences:
- the dnajc5ga gene encoding dnaJ (Hsp40) homolog, subfamily C, member 5 gamma a isoform X2, with the protein MAEPNASRPQRKMSTAGESVYKVLGLEKGATAEDIKKAYRKLALKYHPDKNPDNPDAAEKFKEINNANSILNDETKRKIYDEYGSMGLYVSEQFGEESVKYYFLMSKWWFKSLVLCCTMFTCCCCCCCCCFCCGKCKPPDDEDHYQYVDPEDLEAQIKAEQDGGK; encoded by the exons ATGGCTGAACCGAACGCCTCCCGCCCCCAAAGGAAGATGTCCACCGCTGGGGAGAGTGTGTACAAGGTGCTAGGCCTGGAGAAAGGAGCGACAGCTGAGGACATCAAGAAAGCTTACAG GAAGCTAGCCTTGAAGTACCACCCGGATAAGAACCCAGACAACCCAGACGCAGCAGAGAAGTTCAAGGAGATCAACAACGCCAACTCTATTTTAAATGATGAGACCAAGAGGAAGATCTATGACGAGTATGGCTCCATGGGCCTGTACGTGTCAGAACAGTTCGGAGAGGAGAGCGTCAAATATTACTTCCTCATGTCCAAATGGTGGTTTAAG AGTCTGGTACTGTGCTGCACCATGttcacctgctgctgctgttgctgctgctgctgtttctgcTGTGGGAAGTGTAAACCACCCGACGATGAGGACCACTACCAGTATGTCGACCCTGAAGACCTGGAGGCCCAAATCAAAGCAGAGCAGGACGGAG GAAAGTGA
- the dnajc5ga gene encoding dnaJ (Hsp40) homolog, subfamily C, member 5 gamma a isoform X1 produces MAEPNASRPQRKMSTAGESVYKVLGLEKGATAEDIKKAYRKLALKYHPDKNPDNPDAAEKFKEINNANSILNDETKRKIYDEYGSMGLYVSEQFGEESVKYYFLMSKWWFKSLVLCCTMFTCCCCCCCCCFCCGKCKPPDDEDHYQYVDPEDLEAQIKAEQDGGYTVIIGQPKSNLGPESPEGQSQPIPLPLPMAPPEPQTPTPASPAGEENPGETLPESK; encoded by the exons ATGGCTGAACCGAACGCCTCCCGCCCCCAAAGGAAGATGTCCACCGCTGGGGAGAGTGTGTACAAGGTGCTAGGCCTGGAGAAAGGAGCGACAGCTGAGGACATCAAGAAAGCTTACAG GAAGCTAGCCTTGAAGTACCACCCGGATAAGAACCCAGACAACCCAGACGCAGCAGAGAAGTTCAAGGAGATCAACAACGCCAACTCTATTTTAAATGATGAGACCAAGAGGAAGATCTATGACGAGTATGGCTCCATGGGCCTGTACGTGTCAGAACAGTTCGGAGAGGAGAGCGTCAAATATTACTTCCTCATGTCCAAATGGTGGTTTAAG AGTCTGGTACTGTGCTGCACCATGttcacctgctgctgctgttgctgctgctgctgtttctgcTGTGGGAAGTGTAAACCACCCGACGATGAGGACCACTACCAGTATGTCGACCCTGAAGACCTGGAGGCCCAAATCAAAGCAGAGCAGGACGGAG GTTACACAGTAATCATAGGCCAGCCCAAATCTAACCTGGGTCCAGAAAGCCCAGAAGGCCAGAGTCAGCCCATCCCCCTCCCACTGCCCATGGCTCCACCTGAGCCCCAGACGCCGACCCCAGCCAGTCCAGCAGGGGAAGAGAACCCCGGGGAGACTCTACCAGAGTCTAAATGA